A stretch of the Gammaproteobacteria bacterium genome encodes the following:
- the infA gene encoding translation initiation factor IF-1, which translates to MAKQAIEIEGTVIEVLPNATFRVRLENGHQIHAYLSGKMRQHYIRVLEGDRVKCEMSPYDLSKGRITYRYK; encoded by the coding sequence TTGGCAAAACAGGCAATCGAAATCGAAGGAACCGTAATCGAAGTTCTCCCCAACGCGACCTTCCGTGTCCGTCTCGAGAACGGACACCAGATCCACGCCTATCTCTCCGGCAAGATGCGCCAGCACTACATCCGCGTGCTGGAAGGCGACCGGGTGAAGTGCGAGATGTCTCCCTACGACCTTTCGAAGGGACGCATCACCTATCGGTACAAGTAG
- a CDS encoding sigma-54 dependent transcriptional regulator, which produces MAAQQRSAPDGAPWGTMLGIAQSIKRELLGESAQIERVRHLIARAAGVEAPVLITGETGTGKSLAARLIHGHSARRGAPLVPVNCAGIPEGLFESEFFGHRRGAFTGAVESRRGLFEIADGGTLFLDEIGELPSPQQAKLLTVLEDREVRRVGDERLRSLDVRVVCATSRDLSEAVPAGSFRADLFHRIAVLRIALAPLRERPGDIPVLAHMLLQRLIEKYGVRTKTLPVRVEEILVEYAWPGNVRELAHVLEAAAICNSRKRISASGVEEVIRSQPGRAHGA; this is translated from the coding sequence ATGGCGGCACAACAGCGAAGTGCACCGGACGGCGCGCCTTGGGGGACGATGCTCGGTATCGCGCAAAGCATCAAGCGGGAACTGCTCGGGGAGAGTGCGCAGATCGAACGCGTCCGACATCTGATCGCGCGCGCGGCGGGCGTGGAGGCTCCCGTGCTCATCACGGGAGAGACCGGCACCGGCAAGAGCCTTGCCGCCCGGCTCATCCACGGGCACAGCGCGCGCCGGGGGGCGCCGCTGGTTCCCGTCAATTGCGCCGGAATCCCGGAGGGTCTGTTCGAGAGCGAATTCTTCGGTCATCGCCGGGGCGCGTTTACGGGAGCCGTGGAGAGCAGGCGCGGGCTCTTCGAGATTGCGGATGGCGGCACCCTCTTTCTGGACGAGATCGGGGAACTTCCCTCGCCCCAGCAGGCGAAGCTGCTGACCGTGCTTGAAGACCGCGAAGTGCGCCGGGTAGGAGATGAACGGCTTCGCTCCCTGGACGTGCGGGTCGTCTGCGCGACCTCGCGCGATCTGTCGGAGGCGGTGCCGGCCGGTAGCTTCCGAGCCGATCTGTTCCACCGCATCGCCGTGCTCCGAATCGCTCTCGCGCCCCTCCGGGAGCGGCCCGGGGACATCCCCGTGTTGGCGCACATGCTTCTTCAACGGCTGATCGAGAAGTACGGCGTGCGCACGAAGACGCTGCCGGTTCGCGTCGAGGAGATCCTGGTGGAGTATGCCTGGCCCGGGAACGTGCGGGAGCTGGCGCACGTGCTCGAGGCGGCCGCCATCTGCAACTCCCGGAAGCGGATTTCCGCGAGCGGCGTGGAAGAGGTGATCCGGTCGCAACCCGGGCGCGCGCATGGCGCCTGA
- a CDS encoding M20/M25/M40 family metallo-hydrolase, whose product MGRGIPAVAVPVLWLFAAFLAGAGSAPVEAQQPGGQDADDPVRELVSRLTLDEYKTTLKGLTQFGDRRQGTQRNRDAVDWIEATLQDFGCTTTERVHYQYPPAGAQPRRSFADPLPRPPPPPPNENTGTPTGGDVGRRGPGPGGSVIFGYRARTGVNRDPMAQPDERIRELNREEPVDGDRSQVYCTKVGATRPDEMYILGAHMDGHGVNEAVDDDGSGTALVMELARVFSSPDVQTERSIRFVLWNNEETGLNGARAYVEQREALQGVEDPPGSGSYPEPRWLGMIQHDMMLWDHGAPDRAGRVSRDQRPEADVNIEFQSNAELATEAMELAFFFKAANEQYATDYPATVGPHMTNTDSTPFMHLTPAISLRENERGAQVGAGWNPNWHQPTDVWTTYTDDDFRLGLNAAQTTLAAIAQLVGATVER is encoded by the coding sequence ATGGGTAGGGGTATTCCAGCAGTCGCCGTTCCGGTCCTCTGGTTGTTCGCTGCGTTTCTAGCCGGCGCGGGCTCCGCTCCGGTCGAAGCGCAACAGCCGGGTGGACAGGACGCGGACGATCCCGTCCGCGAACTCGTCTCGCGTCTCACCCTCGACGAGTACAAGACCACGCTCAAGGGCCTTACCCAGTTCGGCGACCGCCGCCAGGGCACGCAGCGCAACCGCGACGCCGTGGACTGGATCGAGGCCACGCTTCAGGACTTCGGCTGCACCACCACCGAACGCGTCCACTACCAGTATCCGCCCGCGGGCGCACAGCCGCGACGTTCCTTCGCCGACCCCTTGCCGCGGCCGCCACCACCGCCGCCCAACGAGAATACCGGCACCCCGACCGGAGGCGATGTCGGCCGACGCGGCCCCGGTCCCGGAGGCAGCGTCATCTTCGGCTACCGGGCCCGCACGGGCGTGAACCGCGACCCGATGGCCCAGCCCGACGAGCGCATCCGCGAGCTGAACCGCGAGGAGCCGGTGGACGGGGACCGGTCGCAGGTCTACTGCACCAAGGTCGGCGCGACACGTCCCGACGAGATGTACATCCTCGGAGCGCACATGGACGGGCACGGTGTCAACGAGGCCGTGGACGACGACGGTTCCGGGACCGCGCTGGTGATGGAACTCGCGCGCGTCTTCAGCTCCCCGGACGTCCAGACCGAGCGCTCGATCCGCTTCGTGCTCTGGAACAACGAGGAGACGGGCCTGAACGGCGCGCGCGCATACGTGGAGCAGCGCGAGGCGCTGCAGGGCGTGGAGGATCCGCCCGGGTCCGGCAGTTATCCCGAGCCGCGTTGGCTTGGGATGATTCAGCACGACATGATGCTCTGGGACCACGGCGCGCCCGACCGCGCCGGACGGGTAAGCCGGGATCAGCGCCCCGAGGCCGACGTCAACATCGAATTCCAATCCAACGCCGAGCTGGCGACCGAAGCCATGGAGCTGGCGTTCTTCTTCAAGGCCGCCAACGAGCAGTACGCGACCGATTATCCCGCCACCGTCGGTCCGCACATGACCAACACCGACTCGACGCCCTTCATGCACCTCACTCCCGCGATCAGCCTGCGCGAGAACGAGAGGGGGGCGCAGGTCGGTGCCGGCTGGAACCCGAACTGGCACCAGCCCACCGACGTGTGGACCACCTACACGGACGACGACTTCCGCCTCGGCCTGAACGCCGCCCAGACCACGCTCGCGGCGATCGCGCAGTTGGTCGGCGCGACCGTCGAACGGTGA
- a CDS encoding ABC transporter ATP-binding protein, with protein sequence MGATQADIVVDGASVSYRRFSRRRRVLSKIDFVARSGEITAIVGPNGAGKTTLFRVLLGFLPVDAGKCLIGGLPPMEYRQRKGIAYQPETIDFPGLWNARDVLGRGVDLSGISPDDRHGAFRKAISRTRFDDATLLRPARRYSKGMKRRLSLAYALIGEPTVVLLDEPFAGLDPPARHALRAEIIGARNRGATVVLASHELGEVERLANRAFVLEDGTIRPGPVLSPGDAPADTILEAEFTGTGE encoded by the coding sequence ATGGGTGCTACACAGGCGGATATCGTTGTCGACGGGGCGAGCGTATCCTACCGCAGATTCTCCCGACGTCGTCGGGTGCTGTCGAAGATCGACTTTGTCGCACGATCAGGTGAGATCACTGCGATCGTCGGCCCTAACGGAGCAGGGAAGACAACGTTGTTCCGTGTCCTGCTCGGGTTCTTGCCGGTCGACGCGGGGAAGTGCCTCATCGGTGGTTTGCCGCCCATGGAGTACCGGCAGCGGAAGGGAATCGCCTATCAGCCCGAGACGATTGACTTTCCGGGACTGTGGAACGCCCGGGATGTGCTCGGGCGCGGCGTCGACCTCAGCGGGATCTCGCCGGATGACCGGCATGGCGCGTTCCGGAAAGCCATCTCGCGAACCCGATTTGACGACGCCACCCTCTTGCGCCCCGCCCGACGGTACTCGAAAGGCATGAAGCGACGGCTGTCTTTGGCCTACGCCCTGATCGGTGAACCCACGGTCGTATTGCTCGATGAGCCTTTTGCGGGGCTCGACCCACCCGCACGCCACGCCCTTAGAGCAGAAATCATTGGCGCGCGGAATCGGGGAGCCACTGTGGTGCTGGCCAGCCACGAACTGGGGGAAGTGGAACGATTGGCGAACCGCGCCTTCGTTCTTGAAGATGGGACCATCCGTCCAGGCCCCGTCCTCAGCCCTGGCGACGCTCCCGCCGACACGATACTGGAAGCTGAGTTTACGGGAACTGGAGAATGA
- a CDS encoding potassium channel protein, with amino-acid sequence MAWMALYFVIVNVIGIWGYMFFEGWSFHDALYMTVITLTAVGYHEVAPLSAAGRNFTMGLLALGLTGLGLWFAAITAFFVEMDLTGTLQRRRTMKTIAKLRNHVIVCGCGRTGMQVLIELEQSELDFVVVEVDPERIRSVRSRFPNALVVEGDAAKDEALESAGIRHARGLITCLSEDADNLFVCLSARVLNAELTVVARADDPETTAKMYRAGASHVVSPNVSGGVTMAAMLVRPSATTLLEIGNRLQELNLRTDQVALSARAAAAGKTLDATHIRESMVVVALLRGADQKQITFNPKGSTTLKVGDELVVMGTPRQLQQLGRWT; translated from the coding sequence ATGGCCTGGATGGCCCTCTACTTCGTGATCGTGAATGTGATCGGGATCTGGGGGTACATGTTCTTCGAGGGATGGTCGTTCCACGACGCCCTCTACATGACCGTCATCACCCTGACCGCGGTGGGGTACCACGAGGTCGCTCCGCTCTCTGCCGCCGGGCGCAACTTCACCATGGGCCTGCTCGCCCTGGGGCTGACCGGACTCGGCCTATGGTTCGCCGCGATCACGGCTTTCTTCGTCGAAATGGATCTGACGGGCACGCTTCAACGACGGCGCACCATGAAAACCATCGCCAAGCTGAGAAACCACGTGATTGTGTGCGGATGCGGCCGCACCGGAATGCAAGTCCTCATCGAACTGGAACAGTCGGAGCTGGACTTCGTGGTCGTCGAAGTCGACCCGGAGAGAATTCGCTCAGTCCGCAGCAGATTCCCCAACGCGCTGGTGGTCGAGGGCGACGCCGCGAAGGACGAGGCCCTCGAGAGCGCCGGCATCCGCCACGCGCGGGGTCTCATCACGTGTCTGAGCGAGGACGCCGACAACCTGTTCGTGTGTTTGTCCGCGCGCGTCCTCAACGCCGAACTGACCGTGGTCGCGCGGGCCGACGACCCCGAGACCACCGCCAAGATGTACAGGGCGGGCGCGAGTCACGTCGTCAGCCCCAACGTCAGCGGCGGCGTCACGATGGCCGCGATGCTGGTTCGCCCGTCGGCGACGACGCTGCTCGAGATCGGCAACCGCCTGCAGGAACTGAATCTGCGCACGGACCAGGTCGCCCTGAGCGCGCGGGCGGCGGCGGCTGGGAAGACGCTCGACGCCACGCACATTCGCGAGTCGATGGTCGTGGTTGCCCTCCTGCGCGGAGCGGATCAGAAGCAGATCACGTTCAATCCGAAGGGGAGCACCACGCTCAAGGTGGGGGACGAGCTGGTGGTCATGGGAACGCCCCGGCAGCTGCAGCAACTGGGGCGCTGGACGTAG
- a CDS encoding DEAD/DEAH box helicase: MDSFGELGLPPELVDALAAEGIERPTPLQRDAIPLLRRGNNALVRAGPGSGTLVAYGAPLLERIQAEATVPRALVLTASATAAGALATSLARLATATGHAVAALGSPWAAPEHSDILFATAPDLLAAVRNSRLRLEDLRALVVDGATTIQRSDGLEDLETLIGFVPATAQRVVISLPVTPEVEAFARAHARKAGYVAGSGLPPGAKAGPVHGILHYRICRRSDADLVRTVSEVLEQGARHVLVFCASDDHAADVGDLASLHGFRAGAPGDASAPVWLSSRVDDTEPPPALEGIADATSVATLSVDVPAGADELRHRHGLGAAAAVLVLHREVAHLKAIAAETGYRLRPLPTPPEADPHSELERLRSELLRVLEEEDLASEMLLLDPLFERHDPVEVAAAASRLAGRAAKNPSAYRRRADGEARRGATHSADSPAAVQLPVRAQAWVRLFVSVGSRDGIGPGDLLGAAVDQAGIERAQVGRIEIQETFTRVEIRQQVAEKVVRALNGITLGGRAVRVDYHREPARGPSRSRGGSGRRRVKPAP; this comes from the coding sequence GTGGACTCCTTCGGGGAACTCGGGCTCCCGCCGGAGCTGGTCGACGCCCTTGCCGCCGAGGGCATCGAGCGCCCCACGCCGCTCCAGCGGGATGCAATTCCGCTTCTGCGCCGCGGCAACAACGCGCTCGTGCGCGCCGGTCCGGGCAGCGGAACCCTGGTGGCCTACGGTGCTCCCCTGCTGGAGCGTATCCAGGCGGAGGCGACGGTGCCCAGGGCGCTTGTGCTCACCGCTTCGGCGACGGCGGCCGGGGCTCTTGCCACCTCGCTCGCCCGGTTGGCGACGGCAACCGGACACGCGGTGGCGGCGTTGGGCTCGCCGTGGGCCGCTCCGGAGCATTCCGACATCCTCTTCGCCACCGCTCCCGACCTCCTTGCGGCGGTGCGGAATTCGCGGCTGCGGCTGGAAGACCTCCGCGCGCTGGTGGTGGACGGAGCCACGACCATCCAGCGGTCGGACGGGCTCGAAGACCTCGAAACCCTGATTGGCTTCGTGCCCGCGACGGCGCAGCGTGTCGTGATTTCCCTGCCGGTCACCCCGGAGGTGGAAGCCTTCGCGCGTGCCCACGCGAGAAAGGCGGGGTACGTGGCGGGCTCCGGACTGCCGCCCGGCGCCAAGGCCGGCCCGGTGCACGGAATCCTGCACTACCGCATCTGCCGCAGAAGTGACGCGGATCTCGTGCGCACGGTGTCCGAAGTATTGGAGCAGGGCGCACGCCACGTGCTGGTCTTCTGCGCCTCCGACGATCACGCCGCGGATGTGGGCGACCTGGCTTCGCTGCACGGCTTCCGGGCGGGCGCTCCGGGGGATGCTTCCGCTCCGGTCTGGCTCTCGAGCCGGGTCGACGACACCGAACCCCCCCCTGCCCTCGAGGGGATCGCCGACGCCACCAGCGTGGCGACGTTGAGCGTCGACGTGCCGGCCGGCGCGGACGAACTGCGTCACCGGCACGGCCTGGGAGCCGCGGCCGCGGTGCTTGTGCTTCACCGCGAGGTGGCGCACCTGAAGGCGATCGCGGCAGAGACGGGCTATCGCCTGCGACCCCTTCCGACACCCCCTGAAGCCGACCCTCATTCCGAGCTCGAACGCCTGCGTTCCGAGTTGCTGCGCGTCCTCGAGGAAGAAGACCTGGCGTCGGAAATGCTGCTTCTGGACCCGCTGTTCGAGCGCCATGACCCGGTGGAGGTGGCCGCGGCTGCAAGCCGTCTGGCGGGGCGGGCGGCGAAAAACCCCTCGGCCTACCGCAGGCGAGCCGATGGAGAAGCGCGCCGGGGCGCCACCCATTCCGCGGATTCACCGGCCGCCGTCCAGCTTCCGGTTCGCGCCCAGGCGTGGGTGCGCCTGTTCGTGAGCGTGGGCTCGCGCGACGGAATCGGACCGGGTGACCTGTTGGGGGCCGCCGTGGACCAGGCCGGAATCGAGCGCGCTCAGGTGGGCAGGATCGAGATCCAGGAAACCTTCACCCGGGTCGAAATCCGGCAGCAGGTGGCGGAGAAGGTGGTGCGGGCCCTCAACGGGATCACTCTGGGTGGACGCGCCGTGCGTGTGGACTACCACCGCGAGCCCGCGCGCGGCCCCTCCCGGTCGAGAGGTGGCTCCGGCCGCCGGCGCGTCAAACCCGCGCCGTGA
- a CDS encoding DsbA family protein, giving the protein MEEAEVIFYFDYVDPACYLLDQALRVLLPDGVTVARRPFELHRPPLSPIDPGSEAWRSRCHAVQRGAADYGLELSIPGRMPWSRKAHELSLHARAKGCCEAMHSALFRAFFERKADIGRIDVLISLAEEAGLDPTEARAVLDVDRYAAEVEEMREAALRSGVRGPPTVEAGGRKLEGLPGRQELLRFLGAAAC; this is encoded by the coding sequence ATGGAGGAAGCGGAGGTCATCTTCTATTTCGACTACGTCGATCCCGCGTGCTACCTGCTGGACCAGGCACTGCGCGTCCTGTTGCCCGACGGGGTGACGGTGGCCCGCCGCCCGTTCGAGCTGCACCGCCCGCCCCTGTCGCCGATCGATCCCGGGTCCGAAGCCTGGAGAAGCCGCTGCCATGCCGTTCAGAGGGGCGCCGCGGACTACGGGCTGGAGCTATCGATTCCGGGGCGGATGCCCTGGAGCCGCAAGGCGCACGAGTTGTCTCTGCACGCGCGCGCGAAGGGTTGCTGCGAAGCCATGCATTCCGCACTGTTCCGGGCGTTCTTTGAAAGGAAGGCGGACATCGGCCGCATCGACGTGCTGATCTCGCTCGCGGAAGAGGCGGGGCTGGACCCCACCGAGGCGAGAGCCGTACTCGATGTGGATCGCTACGCGGCGGAAGTCGAGGAAATGCGCGAGGCGGCGCTGCGCAGCGGAGTACGGGGACCGCCCACGGTCGAGGCGGGCGGGCGGAAGCTGGAAGGGCTGCCTGGCCGGCAGGAGCTGCTTCGCTTTCTCGGGGCGGCCGCCTGCTGA
- a CDS encoding pyridoxal phosphate-dependent aminotransferase codes for MTFSENVARLQPSATMAVSSLAKRLRAEGRDIIDLSAGEPDFDTPSWLVDAAVEGVRAGATRYTPAAGMPELRAAIARSLVARGADAAWSDVVVTAGAKQALFNACFAFFGPGDEVMIASPYWTSYPEMVTLSRAEPVFVQGPPEKNFLLRPEDLEASRTERTRGLIMCSPSNPTGAVYTRDELAAVARWARDNDVRLINDEIYRHIHFAGAGTAPGLLELDPGDLGPFVLIDGVSKAFAMTGWRIGFSYCEGAGAKKMAAFQSHTTSNPATPSQLAALAAYGNVERSLGDIAEMAKAYKRRQRLVVSLMGELLPELSFVEPGGAFYLFFRVDSACGPGQGSSDFCTRMLEEAGVALVPGSAFGDDRYARMSFATSDDLLSEAIRRMARVLGGG; via the coding sequence ATGACATTCAGCGAGAACGTCGCCCGACTCCAGCCGTCCGCCACCATGGCCGTCAGCTCGCTGGCCAAGCGCCTGCGCGCGGAGGGGCGCGACATCATCGACCTGAGCGCCGGCGAGCCCGACTTCGACACTCCGTCCTGGCTTGTGGACGCGGCGGTGGAGGGAGTGCGCGCGGGCGCCACCCGCTACACCCCCGCCGCCGGAATGCCGGAACTGCGCGCCGCCATCGCCAGGTCTCTCGTGGCCCGGGGCGCCGATGCGGCATGGAGCGACGTCGTGGTCACCGCCGGGGCCAAGCAGGCGCTCTTCAACGCATGCTTCGCCTTCTTCGGCCCAGGCGACGAGGTCATGATCGCCTCGCCCTACTGGACCAGCTATCCGGAGATGGTGACCCTTTCGCGCGCCGAGCCGGTCTTCGTCCAGGGGCCGCCCGAGAAGAACTTCCTGCTTCGTCCCGAGGACCTCGAGGCCTCCCGCACCGAGCGCACCCGCGGCCTGATCATGTGCTCGCCCAGCAATCCCACCGGCGCCGTCTACACGCGCGACGAACTCGCCGCGGTGGCGCGCTGGGCCCGAGACAACGACGTTCGCCTGATCAACGACGAGATCTACCGCCACATCCACTTCGCCGGCGCGGGGACGGCGCCCGGGCTACTGGAACTGGATCCCGGGGACCTGGGTCCCTTCGTGCTCATCGACGGCGTCTCGAAGGCCTTCGCCATGACCGGGTGGCGCATCGGCTTCTCCTACTGCGAGGGAGCCGGGGCGAAGAAAATGGCCGCCTTCCAGAGCCACACCACCTCCAATCCAGCCACCCCGTCCCAGCTCGCGGCGCTCGCAGCCTACGGCAACGTGGAACGCTCGCTCGGGGACATCGCCGAGATGGCGAAAGCCTACAAGCGGCGTCAGCGCCTGGTCGTCTCCCTCATGGGCGAGCTGCTGCCCGAGCTCTCCTTCGTGGAGCCCGGCGGCGCCTTCTACCTCTTTTTCCGGGTGGATTCGGCCTGCGGCCCCGGTCAGGGCTCAAGCGACTTCTGCACCCGCATGCTGGAAGAGGCCGGCGTCGCCCTGGTCCCCGGCTCGGCGTTCGGCGACGACCGCTACGCGCGCATGAGCTTCGCCACCTCCGACGACCTGCTCAGCGAGGCGATTCGGCGGATGGCGCGTGTGCTGGGGGGTGGTTGA
- a CDS encoding low molecular weight phosphotyrosine protein phosphatase: MTDSAVTSILFVCLGNICRSPLAEGVFIHMANQADVDVRVDSAGTGSWHVGERPDSRALAVARAHGVELPGHARRVSESDMNDFDYVIAMDRSNLAHLAALRRSSRGSARLHLLREFDPEAGRNKDVPDPYYGARRGFEECFRIVERSCRGLLESLNHPPAHAPSAESPR, encoded by the coding sequence ATGACGGATTCCGCCGTAACCTCAATACTTTTCGTGTGTCTGGGCAACATCTGCCGATCTCCCCTGGCGGAAGGCGTCTTCATCCATATGGCCAACCAGGCCGACGTCGACGTGCGTGTCGATTCCGCCGGAACCGGATCCTGGCACGTGGGCGAGCGTCCCGATTCGCGCGCCCTGGCGGTCGCCCGCGCACATGGCGTCGAGTTGCCGGGACATGCGCGCCGCGTGAGCGAGAGCGACATGAACGACTTCGACTACGTGATCGCCATGGACCGCAGCAATCTCGCACATCTGGCGGCGCTGCGGCGGTCCTCGCGCGGCTCCGCGCGACTGCATCTGCTTCGCGAGTTCGACCCGGAAGCCGGCCGCAACAAGGATGTGCCCGACCCCTACTACGGGGCCAGACGCGGGTTCGAGGAGTGCTTCCGGATCGTGGAGCGGTCGTGCCGCGGGCTGCTGGAGAGTCTCAACCACCCCCCAGCACACGCGCCATCCGCCGAATCGCCTCGCTGA
- a CDS encoding DEAD/DEAH box helicase has translation MPEVTSFGDMSLSPETLAAVEALGWRAPTPVQRRAIPPGLEGRDIVGIAQTGTGKTGAFLLPVLEGAVPGEGLQALVLCPTRELAQQVLGDAVALSRGRTLRCAAIVGGVGYGPQRAALDTGTELIAATPGRFIDHMRRGQADLARVRFLVLDEADRMLDMGFRPQIESVLRKVPRKRQTMLFSATMPHGVHALSLQVTRDPVRIEVAPSGTTAEGIDERVYSVKPGKKEDLLVRLLADPDWNHVLVFTRTKRGADMLLTRLQREGISVDVMHSDRQMRHRVRALDRFATGGVRVLVATDIAQRGLDVEGISHVVNYDIPLDPGDYVHRIGRTARAGAAGTAVSFLTAPDLAYLKSIELLLGRTLERIHLPEFDYAGTPVEQREEGARRRHPRSARGFGSKSAETLSPEELERLLGRSSQ, from the coding sequence ATGCCGGAAGTTACATCGTTCGGGGACATGAGCCTATCCCCCGAGACGCTTGCCGCCGTGGAGGCGCTGGGGTGGCGCGCACCGACGCCGGTGCAGCGCCGGGCGATTCCGCCGGGGCTGGAAGGCCGCGACATCGTAGGCATCGCCCAGACCGGGACGGGCAAGACGGGGGCCTTCCTCCTGCCCGTGCTGGAAGGCGCTGTGCCGGGGGAGGGTCTTCAGGCGCTCGTGCTCTGCCCCACCCGCGAACTGGCACAGCAGGTGCTAGGAGACGCGGTTGCCCTCTCTCGCGGGAGGACCCTGCGGTGCGCCGCCATCGTGGGCGGGGTGGGCTACGGGCCGCAGCGCGCCGCGCTCGACACCGGCACGGAGCTGATCGCCGCCACCCCGGGGCGCTTCATCGACCACATGCGCCGCGGCCAGGCCGACCTTGCCCGGGTCCGCTTTCTGGTGCTCGACGAGGCCGACCGCATGCTCGACATGGGGTTCCGCCCGCAGATCGAAAGCGTGCTCCGCAAGGTGCCGAGGAAGCGACAGACGATGCTCTTCTCGGCCACCATGCCGCACGGCGTTCACGCCCTCTCGCTGCAGGTCACCCGCGACCCGGTGCGCATCGAGGTGGCGCCTTCCGGAACCACCGCGGAGGGAATCGACGAGCGGGTGTACTCCGTAAAGCCGGGGAAGAAGGAGGATCTGCTGGTCCGGCTCCTGGCCGACCCGGACTGGAACCACGTGCTCGTCTTCACCCGAACCAAGCGGGGCGCCGACATGCTGCTCACCCGGCTCCAGCGCGAGGGCATTTCCGTGGATGTCATGCACTCCGACCGGCAGATGCGGCATCGGGTGCGGGCGCTCGACCGCTTCGCGACCGGAGGCGTGCGCGTCCTGGTGGCCACCGACATCGCGCAGCGCGGTCTGGACGTGGAAGGCATCTCGCACGTGGTCAACTACGACATCCCGCTCGACCCCGGCGACTACGTCCACCGCATCGGCCGAACGGCGCGGGCGGGCGCGGCGGGCACGGCGGTCAGCTTCCTGACCGCGCCGGACCTGGCGTACCTCAAGTCCATCGAACTCCTGCTGGGACGCACCCTGGAGCGCATCCATCTGCCCGAGTTCGACTACGCGGGAACGCCGGTCGAGCAGCGCGAAGAAGGTGCCCGGCGGCGGCATCCCCGATCCGCGCGCGGCTTCGGGTCGAAGTCCGCGGAAACGCTCTCGCCCGAGGAACTGGAACGTCTCCTGGGGCGAAGCTCCCAGTAG